One genomic window of Ziziphus jujuba cultivar Dongzao chromosome 4, ASM3175591v1 includes the following:
- the LOC107416667 gene encoding serpin-ZXA, whose translation MENLDCCLLLTNKILENKAAKGSNSVASPLSSHVMLSLIAAGSKGQTLQQLLHFLGSNSVADLNLSSSKFISLASPAKILFGCPLLSFVNGAWLDQRFTLKSSFQKIVKGSYKAELKSVDFVTKAEKVVEEVNLWAETSTRGLIKQLLPNGSLNRETALVVANALYFKGVWERKFETSMTQLREFHLLNGQTVKCFRFPYQTGQDARKISMYIFLPNQKDGLLNLIQTVKLSPGFLNQRFELRLVDIPDFYIPKFKFCFEFEASKTMKEMGLKLPFKPGELTEMGTKGSESDKLYVLDIFHKSFIEVNEEGTEAASTTALCLKSCRSVIRLSFVAEHPFLFMIREETHGMVFFVGAVLNPLPDA comes from the exons ATGGAGAACTTAGACTGTTGTTTGTTGTTGACAAACaagattttggaaaataaagcTGCAAAGGGCTCCAATTCTGTGGCCTCTCCTTTATCCTCACATGTTATGCTAAGCTTGATTGCCGCAGGATCAAAAGGCCAAACTCTTCAACAGCTCCTTCATTTTTTGGGATCTAACAGTGTTGCAGATCTAAATTTGTCATCTTCAAAGTTTATCAGTCTCGCATCCCCAGCTAAAATCCTCTTTGGATGTCCACTTCTGTCCTTTGTCAATGGTGCATGGCTAGACCAGAGATTCACTTTGAAGTCATCTTTCCAAAAGATTGTCAAAGGCTCATACAAAGCTGAGCTCAAAAGCGTAGACTTTGTCACCAAG GCTGAAAAAGTAGTAGAAGAAGTGAATTTGTGGGCAGAGACATCAACTAGGGGACTAATCAAACAACTCCTCCCAAATGGATCACTGAACAGAGAAACTGCACTTGTGGTTGCAAATGCACTCTACTTCAAAGGAGTGTGGGAGCGAAAATTCGAAACCTCAATGACTCAACTTAGAGAATTCCACCTTCTCAATGGACAAACTGTTAAG TGCTTCAGATTCCCTTACCAAACTGGTCAAGATGCTAGAAAAATTTCCATGTATATTTTCCTTCCAAACCAGAAAGATGGTCTCCTCAATCTAATCCAAACAGTTAAACTCAGTCCTGGTTTCTTGAATCAACGATTCGAGCTGAGGTTAGTTGACATCCCTGATTTTTATATCCCGAAATTTAAATTCTGTTTCGAGTTTGAAGCGTCGAAAACCATGAAGGAAATGGGGCTTAAACTACCTTTCAAGCCTGGGGAACTCACAGAAATGGGAACTAAGGGTTCGGAGAGTGACAAACTGTATGTTTTAGATATATTCCATAAGTCCTTTATTGAAGTTAATGAGGAAGGGACGGAAGCTGCAAGCACTACTGCTTTATGCTTGAAAAGCTGTCGTAGTGTTATAAGACTAAGCTTTGTGGCAGAGCATCCTTTCCTGTTTATGATTAGAGAAGAGACTCATGgcatggttttttttgttggagctGTGCTCAACCCTCTCCCTGATGCTTAA
- the LOC107416668 gene encoding serpin-ZX codes for MEKEAAKGSNFVASPLSVHVVLSLAAAGSTSHTLKQFLHFLKSNSVSDLNIMSSMLINVASPIEGSDKNLAGGPLLSFVNGAWLDQRFPLKSTFQQILKATYKAEPKNVDFLNKAEEVVQEVNLWAETETKGLIKQLLPTGSLDKYTVLVLANALYFKGAWDQKFDPSMTQLRDFHLLNGQTVRVPFMTNQSFMGQLYGSFNGFKLLKIPYQSGQDPRKFSMYFFLPNEKDGLLSLIQKIKLNPGLLNQRYHLWYEDLAHFWIPKFKFSSEFEASETMKEMGLKLPFKSGELTEMVDSPYSDDLFVSRVFHKSFIEVNEEGAEASASTAVKSQMLCARIVTPSFVADHPFLFVIKEETHGIIFFIGAVLNPLLDA; via the exons ATGGAAAAAGAAGCCGCAAAGGGCTCCAACTTTGTGGCCTCTCCTTTATCCGTACATGTTGTATTAAGCTTGGCTGCTGCAGGATCGACAAGCCATACTTTGAAACAGTTTCTACACTTTCTTAAATCCAACAGTGTTAGCGATCTAAATATAATGTCTTCAATGCTCATAAATGTTGCTTCCCCAATTGAGGGAAGTGATAAGAACCTCGCAGGTGGTCCTCTCTTGTCTTTTGTCAATGGTGCTTGGCTTGATCAAAGGTTCCCTTTGAAGTCAACTTTCCAACAGATTCTCAAAGCTACTTACAAAGCTGAGCCCAAAAATGTGGACTTTTTAAACAAG GCTGAAGAAGTAGTACAAGAAGTGAATTTGTGGGCTGAAACAGAAACCAAAGGGCTAATCAAACAACTCCTCCCAACTGGATCTCTGGATAAGTACACTGTGCTTGTGCTTGCAAATGCGCTCTATTTTAAAGGAGCATGGGATCAAAAATTCGACCCCTCAATGACTCAACTCCGAGACTTTCACCTTCTAAATGGGCAAACTGTTCGAGTTCCTTTCATGACCAATCAAAGTTTTATGGGCCAGCTTTATGGATCTTTTAATGGTTTTAAACTACTTAAAATTCCCTACCAAAGTGGTCAAGATCCAAGGAAATTTTCCATGTACTTTTTCCTTCCAAATGAGAAAGATGGTCTTCTAAGTCTAATCCAAAAAATCAAACTGAATCCTGGCTTGCTGAATCAACGATATCATCTCTGGTATGAGGATCTCGCTCATTTTTGGATTCCAAAGTTTAAATTCTCTTCTGAGTTTGAAGCTTCAGAAACCATGAAGGAAATGGGGCTGAAACTACCATTCAAGTCTGGGGAGCTGACAGAAATGGTTGACAGCCCTTACAGTGATGATCTGTTTGTTTCGCGTGTATTTCACAAATCTTTTATTGAAGTGAATGAGGAAGGGGCCGAAGCTTCAGCAAGCACGGCTGTTAAGAGTCAAATGCTCTGTGCTAGAATTGTTACTCCAAGCTTTGTGGCAGACCATCCTTTCCTGTTTGTGATTAAAGAAGAGACTCAtggtataattttctttattggaGCTGTGCTCAATCCCCTCCTTGATGCTTAA
- the LOC132803586 gene encoding uncharacterized protein At2g29880-like produces the protein MVDAANRGWRDKNSLLSKQTVENRILSVLNAKFGSEWTYKEYTNTFADYEDLRIAIGNGAATGKHSIGLGEETDVRIFDLEENRDGDLDNLTYDLTTETFIPSDIQETSLQSPTLSNFTSSLPFQNMSSGVPPTTTKRNRMDFDGKSSSFETNRSQASVLEKINQSINKLNQSIDSIGTKDYSCWDIIKEIPNLDKQAQYKALKLVNTRAKKIEFFKMTPQEHFD, from the exons ATGGTTGATGCTGCCAATCGTGGATGGCGTGataaaaatagtttattaaGCAAGCAAACTGTAGAAAACAGAATACTTTCCGTTCTTAATGCAAAATTTGGGAGTGAATGGACTTATAAGGAGTATACAA ACACTTTTGCTGATTATGAAGACTTGAGAATTGCAATTGGAAATGGAGCTGCAACTGGGAAACATTCAATTGGATTAGGAGAGGAAACTGATGTAAGAATATTTGACTTAGAAGAAAATAGAGATGGTGATTTAGACAACCTGACATATGATCTCACGACCGAGACATTCATACCAAGTGATATACAAGAAACTTCACTGCAGTCTCCCACTTTAAGCAATTTTACTTCATCATTACCTTTTCAGAACATGAGTTCAGGGGTTCctccaacaacaacaaaaagaaatagaatGGACTTTGATGGAAAATCTAGTTCTTTTGAAACTAACAGATCACAAGCATCAGTCTTGGAGAAAATCAATCAAAGTATTAACAAGTTGAATCAAAGTATCGATTCAATTGGTACTAAAGATTATAGTTGTTGGGATATTATCAAGGAGATTCCAAACTTGGATAAGCAAGCTCAATATAAGGCATTGAAATTGGTAAACACTAGAGCAAAGAAGATCGAGTTCTTCAAAATGACACCCCAAGAGCATTTCGACTAG
- the LOC107405929 gene encoding serpin-ZXA-like, whose amino-acid sequence MENSPQSNTNTLFNTDFCLHLTNLILENEASKGSNFVASPLSLHVMLSLIAGGTKGQTLQQLLHFLGSTSIHDLNLLASKIINLASPAESLAGGPLLSFVNGAWIDRRFTLKSSFQEIAKASYKAELKSVDFVTKAEKVVEEVNLWVEVATKGLIKQLLPARWPDRETVFVLANALYFKGAWDLKFDPSMTQQRDFHLLNGQIVQVSFMSTQRRRRRLYRSFDGYKLVQIPYQSGQDAGKFSMYFFLPNEKDGLPNLIQMVKLNSGFLNQQFKIGLENMSDFWIPKFKFCFQFEASETMKEMGLKLPFEPGEMTEMVERGNSDHGLFVSDILHKSYIEVNEEGTEAAASTAVRGPRSRASIPSQSFVADHPFLFMIREETLGIIFFVGAVLNPLLDA is encoded by the exons ATGGAGAACTCACCTCAATCAAACACCAATACCCTCTTCAACACAGACTTCTGTTTGCATTTGACAAACCTGATTTTAGAAAATGAAGCATCAAAGGGCTCCAATTTTGTGGCTTCTCCTTTATCCTTACATGTTATGCTGAGCTTGATCGCTGGAGGTACAAAAGGCCAAACTCTGCAGCAGCTTCTTCACTTTTTGGGATCAACAAGTATTCATGATCTAAATCTGTTAGCTTCAAAGATTATCAATCTTGCATCCCCGGCTGAGAGCCTTGCAGGTGGTCCACTTCTGTCCTTTGTCAATGGAGCTTGGATCGATAGAAGGTTTACTTTGAAGTCATCCTTCCAAGAGATTGCCAAAGCATCTTACAAAGCTGAGCTCAAAAGCGTAGACTTTGTAACCAAG GCTGAAAAAGTGGTAGAAGAGGTGAATTTGTGGGTTGAAGTAGCAACAAAAGGACTAATCAAACAACTACTCCCCGCTAGATGGCCGGACAGAGAGACTGTCTTTGTTCTTGCAAATGCACTCTACTTTAAAGGAGCGTGGGATTTAAAATTTGACCCATCAATGACTCAACAAAGGGACTTTCACCTTCTCAATGGACAAATTGTTCAAGTTTCTTTCATGTCCACTCAGAGACGTAGACGCCGTCTATACAGATCCTTCGATGGATATAAGCTAGTTCAAATTCCATACCAAAGTGGTCAAGATGCCGGGAAGTTTTCCATGTACTTTTTCCTTCCAAATGAGAAAGACGGTCTGCCAAATCTAATCCAAATGGTTAAACTCAATTCCGGTTTCTTGAATCAACAATTCAAGATAGGGTTAGAAAATATGTCTGATTTCTGGAttccaaaatttaaattctgTTTTCAGTTCGAAGCTTCAGAAACCATGAAGGAAATGGGGCTTAAACTACCATTTGAGCCGGGGGAGATGACAGAAATGGTTGAGAGAGGTAATAGTGATCATGGGCTTTTTGTTTCAGATATATTGCATAAGTCTTATATTGAAGTAAATGAGGAAGGAACAGAAGCTGCAGCAAGCACTGCTGTTCGAGGTCCACGTTCCCGTGCTAGCATTCCATCTCAAAGCTTTGTTGCAGACCATCCTTTTTTGTTTATGATAAGAGAAGAAACTCTTGGCATCATTTTCTTTGTTGGAGCCGTGCTCAATCCTCTTCTGGATGCTTAA